The following is a genomic window from Flavobacteriales bacterium.
GTTGTCGTACAGGGGCTTGAGCTCCCCGGTGGCGATGTCGCACTGGTAGGGATCGAAGACCTGCGGGTTGCGCTGGTTCATCTGCAGCATCACCTTGGTCTCCATGCCGGGCACGTTGTGCAGCCGGTCGAGGGTGCCGGCCCGCACGCCCTTCTCGGGGGTCAGAGCCTTGACGTCGGTGCCGTCGATGCTGGCGCTGAACACGATGAAGTTCTCATCACCGTTCACGTCGCGGCTGTACACCAAGCGGTCGCCCTTCCAGAAGTAGCCGCCGATATCGCGCACCGTGTCGTGGGTCACCTGCGTGGCCACACTGTCGCCGATGCGCTGCACGAAGAGGTTCATGCGGTTCTTCCAGGGGGCGCGGTAGCTGAAGTGGCTTCCGTCGGGGCTGATCTGGAATCCGGCCTTCTCGGGGTTCTTGAAGAAGAGCTTCGTGTCGATCACAGGCGGCGGTTGCACCGCGGCGCTGGAAGCGGCTGGTGGCTGGGCGTCGCCACAGGCGGCCAGCACCACGCCCATCAGCAGGCCGGCAGGAAGGAGGTTGCGCATCATCGGGGGTTTTGGTGGGGAGCAAAGGTCTCCGCCCATGCCCCTCGTCCGCTCCGCGATCCATGGAACGTTGTCCGCAGGGATGGACCGTTGGCCGGTCGGATGAACGGTGGTCAGCGCCGGTAACGCAGCACGTGGACACCCCGGTCGGCTTCCACGGCATCAGGCTCGCCCAATCGCTCGTTCAGCGCACGCTCCACCGACCGATCCGGGTCCACCAGCCGGGTGCCGGCGTCCACCAGCACCAAGGTGTCCGCCGTGAAGACCACAGCGGGCGGGTGCATGGGATCGTCCACCGGGTGGATGCCGCGGGCGGCCAGGGCATCGGTCCACGGGCCGGTGTGAGCGAACAGCGTGGGGTCCACCTGCCAGGCATAGGTGTGCGCGTACCAGCCGGGGATCAGCAGCACGGGGGCGCGGCCCTTGCCCATGGCCTGCGCCACGGCCACCACGCGTTCGGGCCGGCCTTCGGGACCACGGCCAGGCTCGAAACTGAGGGCCATGCCGCTGACGCCGACGGCCGCCAGCGCCCAGCCCACCTGGCGCCAGGGCAAGGCGTTCAGCAGGGCGTGGGCCACCAGCAGGCACCAGCCCGGCGCCGCGAACAGCAGATAGCGGTCCAGGAACACCGGCACGCGCTGGCTCAGCACGAAGAGGCCCAGCAGCGGAAGCATCGCCCAAAGCAGTCCCACGATCCACAGCGCCCCGCGCCCTTCGCGCCGCGCGGCCGCCGCCGCGATCGCCGCCAGGAAGAGCAGCACCAGCACCGGCGCGTTGCTCCACCGCCACAGCATGTTGTACAGCTCCTCGGGCGGTGGCACGGTGAGCCAGGTGCCCTGCCCCACCGACCGGCTGAAGCGATCGAACAGCACCGCCGCATAGGGGATATAGGCCAGCACGGCCGCGCCTGCGGCCAGGACCATGGTGCGCCGTGCCGACCGCAGGTCGGGAACGAACAGGACCAGCACGGCCTGCACGCCCAGCATCAACCAGCCGAAGAAATGGGTGTACACCATGGCCACATTGAGCAGGGCCAGCACGGGCAGGGCGGCGCGTGGATGTTCGGGAGCGGCCCGGGCCACGCGCACCAGCTGCCATACGCCTGTCACGGCCAGCAACTGGAAGAGCGGGTAGGCCCGCACCTCGTGGGCGAAGCCTTGCTGATAGCTGCTGCAGATGAAGAGGAGCACGGCGGCGAAACCCGTGAGCCGTCCGCCGAGGGCACGACCGATGAGGTAGAGCGGCCAGGCGGTGAGGCCAGAGGCCAGGACACTGGGCATGCGCAACCAGGCCACATCGCCGTCCGCCAGCGGCAGGATGGCCTTCACCAACAGGAAATGGAGCGGCGGGTTGTTCTCGTGCCTCAACTGGGCGAACAGCTCGGCCAGCGGCCGATGCGCCCAGTACACGGTGAAGGGCTCGTCGTGCGCCAGCCCCACCAGGCCCACGAAGAGGCTGCGCACCACGAGGGCCAGCGCCACCAGCGCGGCGATCACCAGGGCGTCGGTGGGCAGCCGCTTCATGGTGCGCGGTGCATCAGGTGGTGCGGACCGATGCCGGGCAGTTCGAAGGCCTCCCCGTGCACGGTGAACGCGAGCCGGGTGTAGAAGCCGCTGGCGCTGGTCCGCGCGTTGCACCAGAGCAGGTCGCCACCGGCGGCTCGCACGGTGTTCAGCGCTTCGGCCACCAGCAGGGCGCCCACCCCCAGCCCGCGCCGGTCGGGGTGCACGGCCATGCCGCGCAGGCGGAACGGCCTCGTCGCGGGGAGCTGTGCACAGGCCTCGGCATGCACCGAGGCGATGCCCACGAGCGCATCATCGGCCCAGGCGCCCAGGTGGAAGGTGCCTGCGTCGTCGTCGTGGGGGAAGGCACAAGCCTCCATCGGCAGGCCCTGCCGCAGCACCGACCGGCGCAGGGGCCAGGTGGCGCGTGCCGGGATCCGGGTGAGGCGCATGCGTGCAAAATAGGGCGGGTTCCCTACCGGGCGAGCCCCACCCCCATCCGGTCATTGAGCACCTCGGCCGCCAGCGCCGCCCGCGTACTGTCGATTGTCACCACACCGGTGACCGGCGCACGGGCCAGTTCCGATCCGCCCAGGCCCAGCCGCACCGCATCGGAGCGGAGGACCACACGCACGGTGTCCCGCTCATCGGTGGTGCAGGTGGCGGTCCCGGGCAGGGCGATGCCACCGGGCAGGGCGATGCGGGTGCACATGCGCCAGGTGCCCGTGCTCGGATCGGGCGTGGCGGTGTGTGGCGGCAGGGCGAGCGCTGAGACCAGCGCCAGCAGCAGCGTGGCCACGCCGATCACGCGACCGATGGTCACCCAGGCCGGAATGCGGAACGCGGATGCGATCACCGCGGCAAGCGTCCCGGACAACAAGGCGTAGCCCACCGCTGCGGCCAGGCGCAGGGGCAGGGCTGGCGCTGCATCGACCACCGAATACGGATCGGCCAGCAAGTAGCCCGCCCGCCACGGCAGCAGGAAGGCCGCGCCCGGATGCCCGTCCAGCAGCAGCCGCCCGATCCACCAGTAGGCCAGCCGGGCACCGCCCACCAGGCCCACGCCCAGCAGGGTGAAGTGCAGCGCCGAACGCGTGTTCTCGTCCAGCGAGGGCTTCATCTGCGCAGTGCGGTCAGCGGATGTAGCGCAGGTCGTGGTCGTTGCGCAACGCGCGCAGGCTGGCGTGGATCAGCTTGATCACGGCCTCCACGTCGTTGCGGTGCACGCTTTCCACCGTGGTGTGCATGTAGCGCAGGGGCAGGCTGATGAGCGCGCTGGGCACGCCGGCGGCGCCGTATGCGAAGGCGTCCGTGTCGGTGCCCGTGGCGCGGCTGGCGGCCAGGCGCTGGAAGGGGATCCTGCTGCGCGTGGCGGTATCCACGATCAGCTTCAGCAGGTTGTTGTGCACGGCAGGCGCGTAGCTCAGCACGGGCCCTTGCCCGCAGGCGATGTCGCCGTTCTGCACCTTGTTCATCAGCGGCGTCTGCGTGTCGTGCGTCACGTCGGTCACGATGGCCACGTGGGGGCGGATGCGCTCCACGATCATCTCGGCACCGCGCAGGCCCACCTCTTCCTGGACGCTGTTGGTGATGTAGAGCCCGAAAGGCAGCCGCTTGCGCTCGGCGTGCAGCAGGCGGGCCACTTCGGCGATCATGAAACCGCCGATGCGGTTGTCCAGCGCGCGGCCCACGAAGTGGCGCCCGTTCAGCACCATGAACTCGTCCTCGTAGGTGATCACACAGCCCACGTGCACGCCGAGCTTCTCCACCTCCTCCTTGCTGCTGCAGCCGCAGTCCAGGAAGATGTTGTCCAGCGCGGGCACGGGGTCGTTCTTGCCGTTGCGCACGTGGATGGCGGGCCAGCCGAACACGGCCTTCACGATGCCCTTCTCGGTGTGGATGTTCACCCGCTTGCTGGGCGCGATGAGGTGGTCGCTGCCGCCGTTGCGCTTCACGTAGATGAAGCCCTC
Proteins encoded in this region:
- a CDS encoding GNAT family N-acetyltransferase, which produces MRLTRIPARATWPLRRSVLRQGLPMEACAFPHDDDAGTFHLGAWADDALVGIASVHAEACAQLPATRPFRLRGMAVHPDRRGLGVGALLVAEALNTVRAAGGDLLWCNARTSASGFYTRLAFTVHGEAFELPGIGPHHLMHRAP
- a CDS encoding glycosyltransferase family 39 protein, translated to MKRLPTDALVIAALVALALVVRSLFVGLVGLAHDEPFTVYWAHRPLAELFAQLRHENNPPLHFLLVKAILPLADGDVAWLRMPSVLASGLTAWPLYLIGRALGGRLTGFAAVLLFICSSYQQGFAHEVRAYPLFQLLAVTGVWQLVRVARAAPEHPRAALPVLALLNVAMVYTHFFGWLMLGVQAVLVLFVPDLRSARRTMVLAAGAAVLAYIPYAAVLFDRFSRSVGQGTWLTVPPPEELYNMLWRWSNAPVLVLLFLAAIAAAAARREGRGALWIVGLLWAMLPLLGLFVLSQRVPVFLDRYLLFAAPGWCLLVAHALLNALPWRQVGWALAAVGVSGMALSFEPGRGPEGRPERVVAVAQAMGKGRAPVLLIPGWYAHTYAWQVDPTLFAHTGPWTDALAARGIHPVDDPMHPPAVVFTADTLVLVDAGTRLVDPDRSVERALNERLGEPDAVEADRGVHVLRYRR
- a CDS encoding M42 family metallopeptidase; this encodes MAKRTTRPSRPSRPSRPASILGPASMEFLETYLNNASPTGFESSGQRLWLDYLRPYVDDHFTDAYGTAVGVVNPDAKFKVVIEAHADEISWFVHYITKEGFIYVKRNGGSDHLIAPSKRVNIHTEKGIVKAVFGWPAIHVRNGKNDPVPALDNIFLDCGCSSKEEVEKLGVHVGCVITYEDEFMVLNGRHFVGRALDNRIGGFMIAEVARLLHAERKRLPFGLYITNSVQEEVGLRGAEMIVERIRPHVAIVTDVTHDTQTPLMNKVQNGDIACGQGPVLSYAPAVHNNLLKLIVDTATRSRIPFQRLAASRATGTDTDAFAYGAAGVPSALISLPLRYMHTTVESVHRNDVEAVIKLIHASLRALRNDHDLRYIR